Within the Zea mays cultivar B73 chromosome 10, Zm-B73-REFERENCE-NAM-5.0, whole genome shotgun sequence genome, the region ctctagccttatcccagctcatctcaatcttattctctagccttatcccagcctggttgttgcctctcgctccctatgatgcccatgacatctccccctcccttgaggaccagctcgtcctcgagctgccatagacttacctgacacgacttaaggttaagccttttacatctcggcttacctttattatttaagacgaaaatacaaaataattgtggaactaaaatataaatttgaactgcagctatgtcctcctgtcctcctggatcccaaggaaagagctgaactgcggacttcacgttggatgaaaggtgaaggaggaaccaacccgttcttatgttgggtctgtccagcaccaaggcagttgcccgaatgaaggagacgaccctctttggccgtgcagggggctgcatacccagatcttgacttctgcagggggttcaaaaagtatagacgagacctggtggttgggcgcgcaggctgcgagttggtgcagcgatgagctgatcagcaagtgcagcttccgcaccgctcgtctaacaaggaagccgcgcactgcggcttgcaggcgcaccacggcctgctcatgtgatgacggccatggggtggccctggaggccacagcaaggtgcttctccccacgaagggactgtacctggcggcgtgccaggaaccctcgcgctgccgcctgaagccgcaccgctgcttggagttccttctctgtcttctccttgtagcggtggaacatcacaacgagttgatcccacttctcttcgagccgagtgaatgcatctggagttggagagggcgggtgggagggcgttgcggcggcagatggcgcggcggctggtggtggtgagggatgggcggctggtggtggtgaggataacccaggtgtcatggaccttcggtccatgggatagctgtcttctccggcgaggttatacccctctgccgcaggcttggttctagggtagcagccctaggcgcttgagagggtcattgcaagggagagattggtttgataatgatcttgcttgatttattccctgctgccatgcggcttataaatagccctatgactaaccaacttctcctacaaactctcaactaactcctactttcttggacttatctgatgctaaccaactctccacaattctctcatttcaatcttattctctaaccttatcccagctcatctcaatcttattctctagccttatcccagtctggctgttgcctctcgctccctattatgcccatgacatctccccctcccttgaggaccagctcgtcctcgagctgccatagacttacctgacacgacttaaggttaagccttttacatctcggcttacctttattatttaagacgaaaatacaaaataattatggaactaaaatataaatttgaactCCAGCTATGTCCTCCTGTCCTCCTGGATCCCAAGGAAAGAGCTGAACTGCGGACTTCACGTTGGATGACAGGTGAAGGAGGAACCAGCCCGTTCTTATGTTGGGTCTGTCCAGCACCAAGGCAGTTGCCCGAATGAAGGAGACGACCCTCTTTGGCCGTGCAGGGGGGCTGCATACCCAGATCTCGACTTCTGCAGTGGGTTCGAAAAGTATAGACGAGACCTGGTGGTTGGGCGCGCAGGCTGCGAGTTGGTGCAGCGATGAGCTGATCAACAAGTGCAGCTTCCGCACCGCCCGCCTAACAAGGAAGCCGCGCACTGCGGCTTGCAGGCGCACCACGGCCTGCTCATGTGATGACGGCCATGGGGTGGCCCTGGAGGCCACAGCAAGGTGCTTCTCCCCACGAAGGGACTGTACCTGGCGGCGTGCCAGGAACCCTCGCGCTGCCGCCTGAAGCCGCACCGCTGCTTGGagttccttctctgtcttctccttgtAGCGGTGGAACATCACAACGAATTGGTCCCACTTCTCTTCGAGCCGAGTGAATGCATCTAGAGTTGGAGAGGGTGGGTGGGAGGGCGTTGCGGCAGCAGATGGtgcggcggctggtggtggtgagggatgggcggctggtggtggtgaggataacctggagctgataccaggtgtcatggaccttcggtccatggggttgtacccctctgccgcaggcttggttctaggtgtcatggaccttcggtccatgggatagctgtcttctccggcgaggttatacccctctgccgcaggcttggttctagggtagcagccctaggcgcttgagatgGTCATTGGaagagagagagattggtttgataatgatcttgcttgatttattccctgctgccatgcggcttataaatagccctatggctaaccaacttctcctacaaactctcaactaactcctactttcttggacttatctgatgttagtcaactctccacaattctctcatctcaatcttattctctagccttatcccagctcatctcaatcttattctctagccttatcccagcctggctgttgcctctcgctccctatgatgcccatgacaaTTGTTAAGTGGCAATTGTAAATGGATTTGGGTGCTCTATGGACACCTAAAAGGTATCTGATATGACAATAACGAGTTGTTTGGATCCTAGGAGCTAAAACaaaagtgactaaagtttagtcacttatGAGCTAAAGATCCAAACATGAAGAGCTAAAAGTAACTAAAATGGTAAAAACACAAAATCAATTtaatcaattttagcttttcatgtTTGGATCTTTAGCTCCTAAGTGACTAAACACTTTTGCTTTAGCTCCTAGgatccaaacaggccctaagatgCTCATGACTCATGAAGTGCAGCCATCTTAACCAATATTTATCAATTATTACCTGTACCGGACTAAATATAGTCTTCTAGAAATTGACCTACTAGTCTAGCATATTATTTATTAACAAGTGGAATAACAAAATGAAACTGTACAACTTTCTTTTCTGCTAATTGCCATTTttgtgattctgagcaaaaacagtctattttagacctttttcctcttcttaatatattttaaggcgcagttcccctgcgctttcgagaaaaaaaaacagTGATTTGTGGTTTTTAGCCACATACTAGATTTAAATAGGCCAGAAGGACCGTATTCAATTCAATTAACTGAAGCAACACTGCACCAGGCAATCCAATTGCAAAGAAATAGTTTAGAAATTTCAAGTTACACTATCAAATACCTTAGGTTGCCAATTTTGTTTGTAGCCAAAGGTGCTTACCTGATCTGCTTGCTTCTGAGATTCCTCAACTGTTTTTGTCAGTTCTTGGACATGCTTCTCATACATTTCAATATTTGGTGGCTTATATGCATGGTTAACATCATTTTGCGATGTCACACTATTAGCAGAGCGTGCTTTTGAATATCTGCGGAGCATGACGTCATTTATATGTGTTTGAAGTGCTACACATATTTCCTCGCCCTAAAAAACATGGTTATTCTATCAGTTATAGATGATATAACAGGATCAGATGCATTATGAACTATTGCCTCGAAACTTTAGAATACCTGCTTTGTTTCAAATTGAAAGATATGAAGGACACCAGCAACTCGCATTTTAAAGAAAACAGCAGTATTGCTGCTACCAAATTGCATGATGTCTCTTAATTCTGCAGAATGAAGATATTCCTTGGGAACTGGACGGAAAAAGTGAACCTGCATTCATGCATAAATTCAAGATCAGTTTTACTTAACAGAAAGAATATGAAGTTTCCATCGCATGGTGAGATCAGACCCCTCGTTTGTTGATTCCCAGAATAATTTTTCCAGGTAGCAATCCTATTGGATCATCAATCTTACGGACACTAAAGAAAACAGAGTTCCCATATGGAAGAGTCCTTAAGATTCTGAGAAATTGTTGCCGTGCATCGTCTTTTGATAAATGTTCCTGAAATCAAACGGAGTACTCAGATAAGCTAGAGTTCTAATGAGGCTTTACCAATGTGGACGCAAATTGTAAATATATTGATAGACTAATAAATATAAAGTTCAAGAGCTAGATAAATACCATTAACTGAAAGCGTGAAATGATGTCAAGCTCCCAATCTCGCTTTGCTCTGGTAATCGCCACTTGTCTAGGAAGAAATCTCTCTAAAAGTGATATCCATTCGCTGATGAGAGCAAAAAAAAATGAACAGAGGGGGGCAAATTATTTTTGTTGCCACCATAAACACTATACTGAAAATGGCAATGGCATGAAATATCAGGTGTGACCTTAAGAAATACTTACACGCAGGACTCAGGATTGTCGATGAATCCAATCTCAACCAAGATTTGCAGAGCAGAGAGTTGTGAAGCATCATCCCTGCCAACAGGATAGTTTCCCAAAATGTAATCATGTTGCAACTGCAGAACAATGTTACTTGTTAGCTCTATTTTTGAACCAAGATTACTTGAATAACACACAAACTGGCAATCCTTCAGTACCTGGACATATGATAGCTGAACAAACATTGGATCAGTCACAGCCTCATCCGACTCGCGGAAGAGACGTTTCTTGAATACAAGTTTGCAATGAAGAATTTCTCCTTTGTTGCGATCCTTAGCTGATCTGAATTCAGATAGCAAGTCACCAATATATTTGTTATCATCTAATCCAATGTATTCCTCTGCATATAAAAGATAAAGAAAAGCACATGTTACTTGAAAAACATCTACAAAATCCTAATACATTTCTTTCTGCTCCTTGATATCCAAACCACATGGAGGATTATTTAAATTATGAAATAGAAAAGGGAAAAAAAGAATATGACTTGCTAGTTACCATTGCCAACCTCTGAAGACTTTGATCCGTTAACAACCTTCCGACATTCAAATAGGCTGAAACTAGAATACACTGAAAGTTTGATAATGCTAGCAAGTTCCTGCCATTAAATCGATTTTTTTGTTTCTTTAGAACATTATAATTTCAAATGATATTGTAACTTCAAAAAGTTCAGAAGAAATTGCACAACAGATCTAATGCCAGAAGTGTTCAAGGAAAGTACAACAACATAACAGATAGAAATATCATCACATAACAAAACTCGACTGGGGAGGAAAAGACCGCcttcccggtattatattaagaagtgaccgaaacatggtcctggccgagaaaatccccgaaccctggccccccatcactagcgggccgTCATCACCCACTCTGCAACAGCCCAGCCGAAGGGTAGCGCGCAGGACATAACCCAGGAGCGGGCAGGGCACAACGagtggatttttttaaccaatacCGAAATTCGCCCCAAAGGGGGATCCCGAGAACCCATgacctggaggtgctactcggaagccttaaccattatcCTTTCGCAATATAACATAACACTGAACTATTGTAATGTGGATGAATATGTCTCTGGTAAACAAGAAAATAAGAAGGGAAACTAGTCCAGAGAATTGGAACTAAAACTATTATTTCAGTCAACCACAAAAATCCACTAGTCCTAGAATTCATAACGCCAACAAGATAGCAAATGAAGAATAACCAAAGCACGCCATCCATGTGGCATCCTGGCATCAAGTACCAGGTTACAACATATTTTTGAGGTTGAGTTGAAGTTGAAGCCAAGAAGATGCCACACTAAGATTTTTGCTATGACAACCCTGAGTGAAGAAAAAAGCCAAACCTGATTCTAAATGGAGGTCAGGCGAGTCAAGAAGCATAAAAACTCTGACCCTTAGCAATTTTAGAGTTTAGACTGCACCTGCTCTTTTAGAATCAATGAGCTTCGACCTCATGAAAAGCACTATTTTTGTATATCTTGCCAGGCATATAGAGCGTAATATGCCTGCATTCTATAACATCACTTTTTTTTGCTGACCACGACCTAAGTAATAGCACACTATTTGGAAGCAAATCACACAGACCACTTATATATGTTATCGCTTAACTACAAGAACACTGATACATTCTTTTAAAAGATTTTTGAAGGTATTGAGCATATGTCAATTCTAAACTAATTGCTCAGGAAAATGCATTTACCTCAACAGCATCAGCAACAGTTGTTGCCATGTCATAGGTGATTTCTTCAAAAGTTTCGTCCAAGAAAAAAACAATTGTTGTAAGCTTTCGGCTTGTCAAAAGAGCTTCTATTTCCTCCCGTGCAGGAATTGTAACCCTAGGACCTGCCTTGACTGATCGTTTTAATGCATTCAGTGTGTTCAGTGCTAGAACTCGAACATCAGAATCAGTTGTGGCTCCGTGGGCAACAAAGTGAACATACTCAGACAAGTATGCCCCAATATCTTTGCTTGGTGGCATGGATGATGCACACAGGTACATAAGCTCCCAAGCTCTTATTGACCAACCCCTGCACATACAATAAAATATATGATTCCTACAATGACGTACACATATGATGGCCATCCATGAGAAGCCCAACTCACCTATCAGGATTGTTACGTGTTTGTTTTGAAATCTGGGCAAAGAGTTCATCTCGAAGTTCAGAACGCTTCAACGTATGCTTGTAGAGCTTCGCAACAAGTTCTATTCTCTCATCCAAAGTTATTATTGCTGGTGAATCGACGCCCATGTACTTCAATATGACATGGAACAATTTAATTGAGCGGCTTACAAGGTCACTGCTTATCTTCAGTAATGAAGTTGGAATAGGATCCTGCAGGAGATACAAAGAAGCGCCAAATTAGCAGAACAAAACGATAGATGTGATTTGATGTAAAGCTTTAACATAGAAGTTTAGAAGAAAAATAAGTTGAAACAAGTGCAACGGTGTAACTTCACAGATGGAATGAGATTTCACAGCATCACCTTTTGAAAgcacaacatatcttccaaagtGAACTTCTCACGAGCTTGTGGTCCAACAGACTTTTTAGAAAAAAACCCACGTTTTCCAGCTGAATGAATCTGCTTTTGCATTGCTTTGAGAAAGCCCTCGACCTGCCATTTTCCAGCACTGATATCAGAGTGGGAATCAAAGCATTCCTTACCATCTGAAACTCAATAGCAGTACTTTATGGAACCATAATGGACATTTTGATGAGCCTGTGGGATGCTTAGGATATCTGCTGGTATTGCCTAATTGAATTTCCTTGTCTACAATGCCAGTGACAAGGATAAACGTTGGTGTTAACCAATTGAGTGGTGAGAGTATATAGGGTTTAAAGTTGGAACCTACATTTTTTCCTATTTTTGATCATGTATAAGAGAATGTAAAGCTTAAACTTGAATGTTATGCTAATCATTCTTACTTTGGATTCACCTCTCAGTTCCTAAAGAATAGAATGAAAACTATTGTGCAGAGGTTATGTACGACTACTAATTGACTGTGCTTGTTACAGTCTAATTGAATGGTGACACAATGATGGATAGTTTTCCCTAACTCGTTTCTGCCTCCACCAAACTGACAACCGCGGGTATTCTTTTGTGTAAAGCATAAACAAGAATAATGCAACAGCCTCAATGCTAAAGGTAAAACTTAATAAACACACCAACCGTTTCACCCAAAAAAAAAATACAATCGCATCACGGCATCAGTGAGGATCACAGAACGTAGTAGTCAAGTACCTGAAATCGATCAATTAACGGAATAGCTCCAGCAAGCTCAGGAGGTATGGACATGGACAAAGTTGACGGCGTGCTGCAAAAAAAGTAAGCCCAGATTAGTAAATGCGAATCACACCCGACCTTACCAGAAGAATGTGGCGCACAAGGAAGAAATGTACGCGGTGTGGTGTCTTGGCTTCGAAACAACTACCACAAAATGGGTACCTAACGCATTTAACAAGTGGGGCGGTAGGCCATGGATTACAAGCGCGGTGCAGATAGCCAATTATAGCGACATTAACGTGGTACGGCAAGTAAACAAATCCCAGCCATGAAACCCATCAGGCCACCTTTTCCCCCCTGGACTGGCCACTAGGCAGGCAGGGAACCCTTTTGACGATCGTCATCATACGCAATAGAAAACCCAAAGGCGTGAGACATCCGAACCGGTGACTAACTAAATCTAGCACATAGGCAAACGACGCGAGATCGACTCGGTAGTTCCCGAAAGCAGCGGCAGGAGGAGGCGGGCGAATTAGCAAGGGAGGTGGTGGGGGGACTCACGGGGGCGCGAAGCTGTAGCCGTCGCTGTCGTAGCCGTCGGCGGCCGAGCCGTGCAGCGGCGTGGCGGCGCCACCGTTGCTGACGCTGCCAGAGGCGCCGTTCGCCGCCTGGTGCTGCGCGGGCCCCACCCCGCCGGCCGCCATCTCCCAGAACTGTAGTAGCCTGTACCTCTCCTCCTCGTGGTCGTGCTCAGAAGCTCCGAGCTAGCTCGAAGCTGCGAGTGGCCCGCCCGGGGCACGGAGTCCGCGCGCGCGGCGAGTGGGGTGGACAAATGGAGCAGGCACCCGGCAATGCGAGCGGTATAAGTAAGCCGGCCCGAGTCCCGACAGACGCGCGGTCGgcgggagagggggagggagggagggagggtcgGACCGGGTCGCAGGCGCCTCGTCCGGCCGCGGCCGGCGGAGCGAGATCCGGAGGCGAGGATGGGGTGGGGGGCAGGACGGGACGAAGGCTGGTGTGGACTGGAGGCCTTCACGAGGGGCGGGGCGCTGTGTTGCTAGCGGATTAAAGAAAATCACGCGACGTGGTGCGGGGCCTCTTCCGCTGCTGTTCTGTTCTGTTCTCCCCTCCCTCCCCGTGTCCTCCTCCTGGTGCCGCGCAAGCGCTCGTGATTTTTGGGAGGCCGGCGTGCGCAGCTGGGAATGGGAAAACGGGAGGGAGGCCGGATGGAATTTTTATTTGAATTTAATTTTTGGAATGAGAAATGCAATGGGAATGGGAGAGACTGAgtggggtgggggtgggggtcgCACGGCACGGCAGGCAAGCAGAGGCGCGGGGGTGGGAAGTGGGATGTTGCGGGTGTTTAGTGTTTTTTGTTCGGCTTCGAGGAGCGCCCGTGCGGTACGAGGTGCCGTTCACCGCCTGCAGTGACGCAACCGGATTGAATGGTTGTACGGAAAACGAAGCAGTTGTTGGCCTGGAGTGAAGCCAGGGAGAAAATCTGTTGATCCATCCTGTTCTTGAACGCACAAGTACATGGAGACTGTCTATATAGAAACGTAACGCTACCATATatgattttttttatttatttattatgacgtagacgagagggagagaggggggaGATAGGAGAAACAGGCGGTTGTCTCTCAATCAACAGTCTCGTGACGAAGAATTCTAAAACTAAGACAACTATTTCGATGCTAACGATTTAATGATATCGTACGTTTTCTGCTGAATTCAGTTGGAGCGGACCAAATGGATACAAACGGTCGGTCGATGTCTATGGTCACGGTCACGCTGCATGCGGTCCAGCTCTCCGGCCAAATGGATACAAACAACGGAGGCGCGGAGCGGAGGGAGGCCAGTCGGTCGTGCGTGAACGAGCCTTAGCTTTTGACCCAGTGTAGtaggtcgtcgtcgtcgtcgccttgGCTCTGGCCGAGCACTGCGTGGCTAGCTGCGACTCCATCACGATACGACAGCAAGCAACCTCTTCCTTCACGGCATCGCCACATGTGTTCTGTTTCGCCACCCAACCCAACGCTCGATCTGCCTGCCTTTCGCCCAAAGCATGGACAGAGCTGCTGCGTCGTCTGCGTCTCTCCCTCTCTATGTCCAGAGTCTCCTACTCCCGTAGGCCTTAGAGCGGTACAGTACAAAAGTAAAGTCTAGCACCAGCTGCGTACGCCTTGCATAGATAGCTAGCTAGCCAGGTGTATATGCATTCGCGTGCAATGTATGTATGTACGTGTGTACATACGTACAATACAACCACGTACGAGGTCGGCGTTACGTTGCAAGCTTGGACCACGCCAGCGCCTACTATACGGTCCCGGCGGGCGGCGTCATTCAAGGTTCCACAGGAACAGGCCCAATTCTGTTGCGCTCTGTCCTACCGTACTGTACCCGGGACGGACGACGGGTCCCTGCAGCATCTAGATGACGACCGGCCCTCGGCTTTCGTTTCGTTCACATGCATGCATGTCGCGTCTTGGTTCTTCTGCAATGCACCCAGTGCAAAATACCCATGCATGCGCCACGCATGCCATGCATGTCACTGCAAGCATCTATCTCGGTTCGATAGTTAAGAAGCGCGTCCTGCGTCATGGCTTGTGGGACGCTACCTTTTGTCGAACGCACACGCCAGCATCCCAGAGAGACAGATATTGGAACCCAAGAAGATCCAGCAGCGGTGCAGAGATCGTCATCCCCTTTTGTTTGTCCGTTTATTTCGTTCGGTACCTTTTGTTGGACTCTTTGCCTGACACCACCACGTGAAGAAGGCGCCAGCCCCAGCCCGGTACGTACGGCTGGCATGTCCTATAGCAGCTACAAGTCCTGATGCCACCCAGTAATCCGATTCTACTCTGCCGTGTAATTAACCAGCTATGGACTGAGTAGCAGAGAGCCATCTCGCCCACCAAATTAAAACCCGCGGGAAACGACGTGTGCGCCGACCGCCCGACCCCGACCCCGCGCTAGCTGCGCTGCGCTGCGCCCAACAGCGACGG harbors:
- the LOC103642170 gene encoding kinesin-like protein KIN-14I, which produces MAAGGVGPAQHQAANGASGSVSNGGAATPLHGSAADGYDSDGYSFAPPTPSTLSMSIPPELAGAIPLIDRFQVEGFLKAMQKQIHSAGKRGFFSKKSVGPQAREKFTLEDMLCFQKDPIPTSLLKISSDLVSRSIKLFHVILKYMGVDSPAIITLDERIELVAKLYKHTLKRSELRDELFAQISKQTRNNPDRGWSIRAWELMYLCASSMPPSKDIGAYLSEYVHFVAHGATTDSDVRVLALNTLNALKRSVKAGPRVTIPAREEIEALLTSRKLTTIVFFLDETFEEITYDMATTVADAVEELASIIKLSVYSSFSLFECRKVVNGSKSSEVGNEEYIGLDDNKYIGDLLSEFRSAKDRNKGEILHCKLVFKKRLFRESDEAVTDPMFVQLSYVQLQHDYILGNYPVGRDDASQLSALQILVEIGFIDNPESCVEWISLLERFLPRQVAITRAKRDWELDIISRFQLMEHLSKDDARQQFLRILRTLPYGNSVFFSVRKIDDPIGLLPGKIILGINKRGVHFFRPVPKEYLHSAELRDIMQFGSSNTAVFFKMRVAGVLHIFQFETKQGEEICVALQTHINDVMLRRYSKARSANSVTSQNDVNHAYKPPNIEMYEKHVQELTKTVEESQKQADQLREDLQLKTKQETEMQEELEGLKDTLQSERQSSKEVKNELDKLKSLCDEKESALQAALMEKSRLETRLTSSQGRERDTLTTVGSVNSDIEMLTKLKEDLKSYQKELDASKQVSKKLMSEKNLLDQKVQRLERMKNEEKSTMEKVYADECRKLKSQIAELEQKLEDATQSLNVAESNLAVRNAEVDSLQNSLKDLDELREFKADVDRKNQQTAEILKRQGAQLVELENLYKQEQVLRKRYYNTIEDMKGKIRVFCRLRPLSDKELSFEEKNIVCSPDEFTIAHPWKDEKSKQHIYDRVFDANTSQEEIFEDTKYLVQSAVDGYNVCIFAYGQTGSGKTFTIYGSDNNPGLTPRATSELFRVIKRDGNKYSFSLKTYMVELYQDNLVDLLLPRNVKPLKLEIKKDSKGVVTVENATVVSISSIEELRAIISRGSERRHTAGTNMNDESSRSHLILSVIIESTNLQTQSYARGKLSFVDLAGSERVKKSGSAGKQLKEAQSINKSLSALADVIGALSSDGQHIPYRNHKLTMLMSDSLGGNAKTLMFVNVSPAESNLEETYNSLMYASRVRCIVNDTSKHVAPKEIMRLKKLIAYWKEQAGKRSDEDELEEVKEERISKERADNRLTG